A window of the Candida orthopsilosis Co 90-125, chromosome 1 draft sequence genome harbors these coding sequences:
- a CDS encoding Crk1 protein kinase (member of the Cdc2 subfamily), translating to MSQKYNHRDSSRDNDRSRTPGTERIHDNSFVDPIPEMSTLDQYHIIEKLGQGTFGVVQKARNKRTGALVAIKQLLNHSAKEGFPITAMREITILKQLDHRNILNIEDIIFGEPDVTNPTDVVTQRGSFYTVSPYMTSDLVGILENPDVKLELNEIKCIMMQLLQGTQYIHEQNFLHRDIKAANILIDNTGVLKIADFGLARMYHGDVPRLGMGPGGGKKDYTALVVTRWYRPPELLLGERKYTTAVDIWGIGCVFAELFIRKPILVGKSDAHQAQLIFELIGSPETWDGAAKLPNKTHFNIGLGRKRSLEGKFESLMPPSAVRLLSGLLTLDPYKRLNALDALNQEFFKIEPLPLRPEEMPQFGECHEIDKERFKKLRENNHLAFRSGAQTYLEDKRFEHEKEKPTVGRVVDRDNYDDYERSYVRRNVSRQAAHLNDNAFEDREQHQRNNQVRRYYNNRGGRTQDSWRQNGYIDNEFENDKVPYRGIDYGGPRTFESKQMYPYIPRSELNDSHYSRHNSPRPLSRTENRLHNPVQSHKNNEGVSYSERRSPTRSHDKSGNLLPREVSHGPERASLGQENLRNTLNMYLNDKIENTYDNLSAAGSSPKFSPGDASLALDIDYHNNDDNEIEEEKEQPVASANTLRNSVNSESKGKCSYFPSPMERINPSEKSDERISLRKKSEERTLSQERADTSKTKSRQKDFIKNFSVDAGKEPKNAERDAVLKDAAENATKNTIKAPESRESQQVIGGRMNGAHVIEKETTNEESKKVSNKDKASNADNDKNNAYEPITAKATSDATTGVHILDSPSQEFTTEPKISNIADVKSSSKNGAEPMETPKREGIVDKIRNRTMPYVHGGISDRVANAKSSSNLSASPVLKEIKRRTSLVQEDDSQSEKGTPKPETSSQVKDADVGKSKLLQAHGSGTKIRDSKTFLKSTIGPSKEPVKKDLFGKPKTNSVPITVTRSQSSKFHKKTTNFSKENSFKRGLVGYAMGASKRVKRNYNYMDDCVSESDLSEVEEFPEKGRKHELYENFLNEVGYRREPIYRKHMNEARGFRS from the coding sequence ATGTCACAAAAGTACAACCATCGTGACTCCAGTAGAGATAATGACCGATCAAGAACCCCTGGGACGGAGCGCATACATGACAACTCATTTGTTGATCCTATACCTGAAATGTCTACATTGGACCAGTATCAtatcattgaaaagttggGACAAGGAACGTTTGGGGTTGTACAGAAAGCCCGAAATAAACGCACTGGTGCACTAGTTGCTATAaaacaacttttgaatCACCTGGCAAAAGAGGGGTTCCCGATAACTGCCATGAGGGAGATTACAATTTTAAAACAACTCGATCACCGCAATATTTTAAATATCGAGGACATAATTTTCGGGGAACCTGATGTGACAAACCCAACTGATGTGGTAACACAGAGGGGTTCATTCTACACGGTGTCTCCTTACATGACGAGTGATTTGGTTGGAATACTTGAGAATCCAGATGTGAAGCTAGAGCTTAATGAGATAAAATGTATCATGATGCAACTATTGCAGGGCACACAATATATACACGAACAAAACTTTTTGCACAGAGATATCAAAGCAGCCAACATATTGATAGATAACACGggtgttttgaaaatcgCAGACTTTGGATTAGCTCGAATGTACCACGGAGACGTGCCAAGATTGGGAATGGGTCCTGGCGGGGGAAAGAAAGACTATACAGCACTTGTTGTGACTCGGTGGTATCGTCCACCGGAACTTTTATTGGGTGAAAGAAAGTACACTACTGCGGTTGATATATGGGGAATTGGATGTGTTTTTGCTGAATTATTCATTCGTAAACCAATACTTGTTGGTAAAAGTGACGCCCATCAGGCTCAACTTATTTTTGAGCTCATTGGATCGCCAGAAACTTGGGATGGGGCAGCAAAATTACCAAATAAGACACATTTCAATATTGGCCTAGGTCGCAAGCGAAGCCTTGAAGGGAAATTCGAATCATTGATGCCTCCCTCAGCTGTTAGACTATTAAGTGGATTGCTAACACTTGATCCTTACAAGAGATTAAACGCGTTAGATGCCTTGAACCAAgaattcttcaaaatcgAGCCACTACCTTTACGGCCAGAAGAGATGCCGCAATTTGGGGAATGCCACGAAATAGACAAGGAACGGTTCAAGAAACTCAGAGAGAACAACCACCTTGCTTTCAGATCAGGTGCTCAAACTTATCTTGAAGACAAGAGATTTGAACATGAAAAGGAGAAACCAACGGTTGGAAGGGTAGTCGATCGTGATAATTACGATGATTATGAGAGGAGTTACGTGCGGCGTAACGTTTCTAGACAAGCCGCTCACCTTAATGATAATGCCTTTGAAGATAGAGAGCAGcaccaaagaaacaacCAGGTAAGGCGTTACTATAATAACCGGGGCGGTAGGACTCAGGATAGTTGGAGGCAAAATGGATATATTGATaatgagtttgaaaatgataaagTCCCCTATAGAGGTATAGACTATGGTGGACCTAGAACTTTCGAATCCAAGCAGATGTATCCATATATACCGCGCctggaattgaatgattcgCACTATTCTAGACACAATTCTCCTCGTCCGTTGAGCAGAACGGAAAATAGGCTACACAATCCTGTTCAGAGCCACAAGAACAATGAAGGAGTGAGCTATTCCGAAAGACGATCTCCAACGAGGAGTCATGACAAATCTGGAAATTTATTACCTAGAGAAGTTAGCCATGGTCCAGAAAGAGCTTCGCTTGGGCAAGAGAACTTAAGAAATACTTTGAATATgtatttgaatgataaaaTTGAGAATACCTATGACAACCTTTCTGCCGCTGGATCAAGCCCAAAATTCTCGCCAGGTGATGCATCCTTGGCACTTGACATAGATTATCACAATAATGATGACAATGAAATTGAGGAAGAGAAAGAGCAACCTGTTGCAAGTGCTAACACTTTGCGCAATTCTGTGAATAGTGAATCAAAAGGCAAATGTAGCTATTTCCCTTCACCAATGGAAAGGATAAATCCAAGCGAGAAGTCAGATGAAAGGATAAGCTTAAGGAAGAAGTCAGAGGAGAGGACCTTATCTCAGGAAAGGGCTGACACCAGCAAAACCAAATCTCGTCAAAAGGATTTCATTAAAAATTTTAGTGTGGATGCTGGAAAAGAGCCAAAAAATGCTGAACGCGATGCTGTTCTCAAAGATGCAGCTGAAAACGCCACGAAAAATACTATTAAAGCCCCAGAATCTAGAGAACTGCAACAAGTGATAGGAGGAAGAATGAATGGGGCACATGTGATTGAAAAGGAAACGACAAATGAAGAAAGTAAAAAAGTATCGAATAAAGACAAAGCTTCAAATGCAGACAACGACAAGAATAATGCGTATGAACCAATAACAGCTAAAGCGACATCTGATGCAACGACAGGAGTACATATTTTGGATCTGCCTAGTCAGGAGTTTACTACCGAACCAAAGATATCTAACATCGCCGATGTTAAAAGTAGTTCCAAAAACGGGGCCGAACCTATGGAGACCCCAAAACGGGAAGGCATCGTCGACAAAATCAGAAACAGAACTATGCCCTATGTGCATGGGGGTATAAGTGATAGGGTGGCAAATGCTAAAAGTAGTTCAAATCTTTCGGCGTCTCCAGTTTTAAAGGAGATAAAGAGAAGAACAAGTCTCGTACAGGAAGACGATTCTCAACTGGAGAAGGGGACACCAAAGCCCGAGACATCAAGCCAGGTCAAAGATGCCGATGTTGGAAAATCTAAATTACTCCAGGCACACGGATCGGGTACGAAGATACGTGACAGTAAGACTTTCTTAAAAAGTACAATTGGACCTTCCAAAGAGCCGGTGAAAAAAGATTTATTTGGCAAACCCAAGACCAACTCAGTACCAATAACGGTAACACGCTCGCAGCTGTCCAAGTTTCATAAAAAGACCacaaatttctcaaaagaaaattcaTTTAAAAGGGGATTGGTCGGCTATGCAATGGGAGCCAGTAAACGggtgaaaagaaattacaaCTACATGGATGATTGTGTTCTGGAGAGTGACTTAAGTGAAGTGGAAGAATTCCCGGAAAAGGGTAGAAAACACGAACTTTATGAGAACTTCTTAAATGAAGTGGGTTACAGGCGGGAGCCAATATATCGAAAGCATATGAATGAAGCGAGGGGATTCAGGCTGTAA
- a CDS encoding Fth1 protein, whose protein sequence is MATLDDYFSIQTFLIVLRETLESAIIISVLLSFVHQTFCTDDGKAQNRSEGQYQAIPSNSISCSEEAEPSEAKLVDRKLGRILKFQIWFGGLLGLAVCLFIGAIILVVFYKVGSDLWAIAEHYWEGTFSILASIIISVMGIQILRVSKMQQKWKVKLGRLLQSSRHFNPSISNSSRKPEGRWLHKLELLTEKYNMVILPFVTTLREGLEAIVFIGGIGVNEDTSIWAIINAAVIAVIVGTLIGCILYRSGNTLSLQWFLITSTCFLYLVAAGLFSKGVWNFELQHFINQCGGMDVSETGHGPGSYDIKKSVWHVNCCNGELQDDGAFWMLLTAILGWTNSATYGSVISYILYWIVVTIAFTSLTYEEKHGYLPIIPIRWQLNRIKKRKSLYTPIADQEGNNNRVSIDSINSETPLQ, encoded by the coding sequence atgGCAACATTGGACGATTACTTTTCCATACAAACATTCTTGATTGTGTTGAGAGAAACCTTGGAGTCCGCCATCATTATATCTGTTCTTTTATCCTTTGttcatcaaacattttGTACCGATGATGGGAAGGCTCAGAATCGAAGCGAGGGCCAGTACCAGGCAATACCTCTGAACTCGATATCCTGTTCAGAGGAAGCAGAACCTTCGGAGGCAAAACTAGTGGATAGAAAATTGGGTCGAATATTAAAGTTCCAAATCTGGTTTGGTGGATTGTTGGGTCTTGCAGTTTGCTTGTTCATAGGTGCGATAATACTTGTTGTATTCTATAAAGTGGGCAGCGATCTATGGGCAATTGCAGAGCATTATTGGGAGGGgacattttcaatcctTGCAAGTATAATTATATCGGTTATGGGGATCCAAATCCTTAGAGTGAGCAAAATGCAGCAAAAGTGGAAAGTCAAATTGGGAAGACTTTTGCAACTGTCCAGGCATTTCAACCCGCTGATATCAAACTCAAGTAGGAAACCTGAAGGAAGATGGCTTCACAAATTGGAGTTGTTGACCGAAAAATACAACATGGTTATATTGCCATTTGTCACCACGTTGAGGGAAGGACTTGAAGCAATAGTGTTTATTGGAGGAATCGGAGTTAACGAAGATACTTCAATTTGGGCCATTATCAATGCCGCAGTAATAGCTGTCATTGTCGGCACATTAATTGGTTGCATTTTGTACAGATCTGGAAACACCTTATCTTTGCAATGGTTTCTCATTACATCCACTTgctttttgtatttggttGCCGCAGGACTCTTTTCCAAAGGTGTATGGAATTTTGAGCTCCAGCATTTTATTAACCAGTGCGGAGGAATGGATGTGAGTGAGACGGGTCACGGGCCTGGCTCATATGATATCAAGAAAAGTGTATGGCATGTCAATTGCTGTAATGGTGAACTACAAGATGATGGTGCTTTTTGGATGCTCTTGACAGCAATTTTGGGTTGGACCAATTCGGCAACATACGGAAGTGTAATTAGCTACATTTTGTATTGGATAGTGGTTACCATTGCTTTTACTTCGTTGACATATGAAGAGAAGCACGGGTACTTACCAATAATTCCAATAAGGTGGCAGCTTAATCGTAtaaaaaagagaaagtcATTATATACGCCAATAGCTGATCAAGAGGGTAACAACAATAGGGTTAGCATAGATTCAATCAACTCGGAGACACCATTGCAATAG